The Schistocerca piceifrons isolate TAMUIC-IGC-003096 chromosome 5, iqSchPice1.1, whole genome shotgun sequence genome has a segment encoding these proteins:
- the LOC124798291 gene encoding ejaculatory bulb-specific protein 3-like: MKAALVLVSALAVIVVTAAEEKYTTKYDNVNLDEILANDRLLNKYAQCLLENDETNCTADGKELKSVIPDALSNECAKCNEKQKEGTKKVLKHLINHKPDVWAQLKAKYDPDGTYSKKYEDKEKELHE; this comes from the exons ATGAAGGCCGCCCTGGTACTCGTCTCGGCGTTAGCCGTAATTGTGGTCACCGCCGCGGAGGAGAAGTACACCACCAAGTACGACAACGTCAACCTGGACGAGATCCTCGCCAACGACCGCCTGCTCAACAAGTACGCCCAGTGCCTGTTGGAGAATGACGAAACCAACTGTACCGCCGACGGCAAGGAGCTCAAGA GTGTCATTCCTGACGCGCTGAGCAACGAGTGCGCCAAGTGCAACGAGAAGCAGAAGGAGGGCACCAAGAAGGTGCTGAAGCACCTCATCAACCACAAGCCCGACGTCTGGGCGCAGCTCAAGGCCAAGTACGACCCTGATGGCACCTACAGCAAGAAGTACGAGGACAAGGAGAAGGAGCTCCACGAATAA